The following are encoded in a window of Providencia rettgeri genomic DNA:
- a CDS encoding Ig-like domain-containing protein: MTQLTETNNIIIKNYKVQGLDLIITKPNGEIDRITNGLADIILGEITLSTEKGVTISQDEVLSSITMNLGADAIYIKEQFTSEMVDVTEKEHNDEIEEKQLGEKLDELNKKNQELAKAIRELQSTNEEKEQQLNSSITKLNQAKSQINQQKKVDKIAEENNHAKVSSHGMTTPVPVISASTNSTSENPKAKPLTSAPKSQLFIQGKLSEDSDSGTAGDNTTNINMPMFTGMVSLDAKAHLVIAGSQYAITPNQEGNWSLTIPAALPDGIHEYQLIASRDADDSVTVHGQITVDSSIELPSISLDIHSDTGTVGDNITNQPHPTFTGKAEIGSTVTLQIGSQSLSTIASQQGLWRIALEDALPEGLSHYQVTATDIAGNHKTVDGTVTVKTTLPSAKAQLADRSGFLTNETTPTLTGQTDAKATVVVRVAGEQYSTTADDAGDWSLALTQPLADGHHLMNVTVTDMAGNSAVLAQSLLIDTVLPASEATLLASRDSGVIGDNITQHRQPTLTGQTKPQADITLEMAGATHNIRSNADGVWQFTVPQALQDGAYDYQVTVKDTAGNQSTTHGRVTIDSQVSHLSVDLDAASDTGEQGDSITNQLRPTFVGQAEAGSTLTLMVGAQSVSTTADRQGAWRVTVNDALPEGLSHYQVTATDIAGNHKTVDGTVTVKTTLPSAKAQLADRSGFLTNETTPTLTGQTDAKATVVVRVAGEQYSTTADDAGDWSLALTQPLADGHHLMNVTVTDMAGNSAVLAQSLLIDTVLPASEATLLASRDSGVIGDNITQHRQPTLTGQTKPQADITVEMAGATHNIRSNADGVWQFTVPQALQDGDYDYQVTVKDTAGNVSSKKCHFIVDSKVALTAGLDIASQSDTILDGVSTHLIRPQISGQADPDSKITAEFKGTTKTVYADKNGKWSLTFDINANIGKDNQYTVTAQDVAGNIETVSTHFNYYPSLTGSSDTPLPTLNVALDSLSDSGQVGDYITKNKAPKFVGTATKGTKISFVIDGKTYTTAADASSGQWEIVVEPLPEGNNNYQVTATNPISGKSVDVFGSVFIDAVGPSSTVELTPETDTGGKGNFITTHRQPVFTGQGEANCEVVLTLNNQSVSTKTDENGRWSLSLNKSLPGNFSGDFNVSIKDIADNVFERNGKLVIDNSIPKLSEIELVTPHRTSRNFKGLSINELMPSFKGKASANTEMSFSFNLNSKKYSFPIRDIDKEGNWSFSLPKGLLAKNKRYIIDDVAVKATSITGIEATQVFSKGIQVQDLVFNVTSEVAAESSMTGVNDPYLSASKAPKLQGSLTANYYYDEVVGYISIAGQEYRLMISGDGRREWSVQLPQDIQLIEGKNAYTLTFRDAYGSEFKHSSYVQVTDFNYWLDPDTDTGILGDNYTYHKHPVYKGTAEFGAKISARVNDEIHQIPVNEKGEWRFDVPTKGDGVYNIIFTQDNNGVIIGKQTLHIDSSSPIYHSYWLHLNDVHSEQSKVAKMNDPKIYFVYQSDVDRICVDVNGQEYKFGTPYRKFNGKSTELGGKIDLPNGEHLLKITAYNKAGNKLVHEQQVYVLGGDQGKNPPKIEFGINSFQKISAEQGQIAFNKNTIKLVGTTSAASTLEIKDLHGNVLGRTKANNEGEWAIALPAMTIPADIKQGESVILSISAKDLINRETQFNFNLVYDNTPPLITAELDHVICSGNQINTNQPKFTGKTDEYAEVILKINGQEYSTNADSKGDWSLTIPENHQLDEGKYDYHIAAKNLLGIMSEKNIEGAIIVKTEPTIIGGIDESSDSGIKGDNLTHVQTPKIIGITEPNAKVRIVFDDNVADTYETLSDPQGNWSIDVTSALNEGEHHYLIIVDDVIQQIHGEKKGSLVIDTIAPNSLIGGVTDDSSVAVKDNLLTQVTTPTFSGRSEPFARILLGISATTHSDLRSESIIADKNGNWKFTVPTANALQDGEYHYFILSEDEAGNCDINSVISGKIEIDTQAPDFISDIASTAVQDLQGAVVTSANTPIFKGTTEAGALVTLYIANQYYKTTANAQGEWYLEVTEPLPDGTHNYQLRAEDAVGNQSPEQVGQVMVDTQAPDLIGDIASTAVQDLQGAVVTSANTPIFKGTTEAGALVTLYIANQYYKTTANAQGEWHLEVTEPLPDGTHDYQLRAEDAVGNQSPEQVGQVTVDTQAPAFITTSLKALVRYDSPDSTLIFDGQAEPDSTINIYIDNKNYGTAKSDPQGNWQLKLEDYQGKGDFQYTVEIQDIVGNSHKMDGVMSIENPILPQNENMSISVAVQPIDMTAFSTVDDIHF; this comes from the coding sequence ATGACGCAGCTAACTGAAACTAATAATATTATTATTAAAAACTATAAGGTTCAAGGATTAGACTTAATTATTACAAAGCCAAATGGGGAAATTGATAGGATAACAAATGGCCTTGCAGATATTATCCTTGGTGAGATTACATTATCTACGGAAAAAGGTGTAACAATATCCCAAGATGAAGTTTTATCTTCAATCACCATGAATCTTGGAGCTGATGCGATTTATATTAAAGAGCAATTTACCAGTGAAATGGTTGATGTTACTGAAAAGGAACATAATGATGAAATTGAAGAAAAACAATTAGGTGAAAAACTTGACGAATTAAACAAAAAGAACCAAGAGCTGGCAAAGGCGATACGTGAATTACAATCGACGAATGAAGAAAAAGAACAGCAGTTAAATTCATCTATAACAAAACTAAATCAAGCAAAAAGCCAAATTAACCAGCAAAAAAAAGTAGATAAAATAGCAGAAGAAAATAATCATGCTAAGGTGTCTTCTCATGGGATGACTACACCAGTACCTGTAATATCGGCTTCAACAAATTCCACATCAGAAAATCCTAAAGCGAAGCCACTGACTTCTGCGCCTAAATCTCAACTCTTTATCCAAGGTAAATTAAGTGAAGATTCAGATTCGGGGACGGCAGGGGATAATACTACTAATATCAATATGCCAATGTTTACCGGAATGGTGTCCTTAGATGCGAAAGCACATTTAGTGATTGCTGGCTCGCAATATGCTATTACGCCAAACCAAGAGGGGAACTGGTCGTTAACAATTCCTGCTGCTTTGCCAGATGGTATTCATGAGTACCAATTGATTGCATCACGAGACGCTGATGATTCGGTGACTGTCCATGGACAAATAACGGTTGATAGCTCAATTGAGTTACCGTCAATTAGCCTTGATATTCATTCAGATACAGGAACGGTGGGGGATAATATAACCAATCAGCCTCATCCCACTTTTACAGGAAAGGCTGAAATAGGTAGCACGGTCACTTTACAAATAGGAAGCCAATCTTTATCGACAATAGCGAGTCAACAAGGCCTATGGCGTATCGCCCTTGAGGATGCATTACCCGAAGGGCTATCCCATTATCAAGTCACCGCCACCGACATTGCTGGCAACCATAAAACCGTGGATGGCACGGTGACAGTAAAAACGACGTTGCCGAGTGCTAAGGCACAATTAGCGGACAGAAGCGGCTTTTTGACCAACGAGACTACCCCCACCTTAACGGGGCAGACCGATGCCAAGGCGACGGTGGTTGTGCGTGTGGCGGGGGAGCAGTACAGCACGACGGCGGATGACGCAGGGGATTGGTCGTTAGCCTTGACGCAGCCCCTTGCCGATGGTCATCACCTGATGAACGTGACGGTCACTGATATGGCAGGGAACTCGGCGGTATTGGCGCAAAGTTTGCTGATAGATACGGTGTTGCCGGCTAGTGAGGCTACGCTGTTAGCGAGTCGTGACAGCGGTGTGATAGGCGATAATATCACTCAGCATCGCCAGCCGACCCTGACAGGGCAAACCAAGCCACAGGCCGACATTACCCTAGAGATGGCGGGTGCTACACACAATATTCGCAGTAATGCCGATGGCGTGTGGCAATTTACCGTGCCGCAGGCATTACAAGACGGTGCTTACGACTATCAAGTCACGGTAAAAGATACGGCGGGGAATCAGTCAACAACCCATGGGCGCGTGACAATTGATAGCCAAGTGAGCCATTTGTCGGTAGATCTTGATGCCGCCTCCGATACCGGAGAACAAGGGGATAGCATCACAAATCAGTTGCGCCCAACGTTTGTGGGACAGGCGGAAGCGGGCAGCACCCTAACCTTGATGGTTGGGGCACAGTCGGTTTCCACAACCGCCGATCGGCAAGGGGCATGGCGGGTGACGGTCAATGACGCTTTACCCGAAGGGCTATCCCATTATCAAGTCACCGCCACCGACATTGCTGGTAACCATAAAACCGTGGATGGCACGGTGACAGTAAAAACGACGTTGCCGAGTGCTAAGGCACAATTAGCGGACAGAAGCGGCTTTTTGACCAACGAGACTACCCCCACCTTAACGGGGCAGACCGATGCCAAGGCGACGGTGGTTGTGCGTGTGGCGGGGGAGCAGTATAGCACGACGGCGGATGACGCAGGGGATTGGTCGTTAGCCTTGACGCAGCCCCTTGCCGATGGTCATCACCTAATGAACGTGACGGTCACTGATATGGCAGGGAACTCGGCGGTATTGGCGCAAAGTTTGCTGATAGATACGGTGTTGCCGGCTAGTGAGGCTACGCTGTTAGCGAGTCGTGACAGCGGTGTGATAGGCGATAATATCACTCAGCATCGCCAGCCGACCCTGACAGGGCAAACCAAGCCACAGGCCGACATTACCGTAGAGATGGCGGGTGCTACACACAATATTCGCAGTAATGCCGATGGTGTGTGGCAATTTACCGTGCCGCAGGCATTACAAGACGGTGATTACGACTATCAAGTCACGGTGAAAGACACCGCAGGTAATGTTTCATCGAAAAAATGTCATTTTATTGTTGATTCAAAAGTGGCGCTAACTGCGGGTTTAGATATCGCTAGCCAAAGCGATACCATCCTTGACGGTGTTTCAACCCATCTAATTCGTCCACAAATTAGTGGTCAAGCAGATCCTGATAGTAAAATTACGGCTGAATTTAAAGGGACAACGAAAACTGTTTATGCAGATAAGAATGGCAAATGGTCACTAACGTTTGATATTAATGCGAATATTGGAAAAGACAACCAGTATACTGTTACTGCACAAGATGTTGCTGGCAATATAGAAACGGTATCAACACATTTTAATTATTATCCATCTTTGACAGGTAGTTCAGATACCCCACTACCAACACTGAACGTTGCTTTAGACTCGCTAAGTGATAGTGGGCAAGTCGGTGATTATATTACTAAAAATAAAGCCCCTAAATTTGTAGGCACAGCAACTAAAGGAACGAAAATTAGTTTTGTGATAGATGGGAAAACCTATACAACAGCAGCGGATGCAAGTTCAGGGCAATGGGAAATTGTCGTAGAACCATTACCTGAAGGTAATAATAATTATCAGGTTACAGCCACTAACCCTATCAGCGGCAAAAGTGTAGATGTGTTTGGCAGTGTTTTTATTGATGCTGTTGGTCCAAGTTCGACTGTTGAGCTAACGCCTGAAACGGACACGGGGGGAAAGGGTAACTTTATAACGACTCACCGCCAGCCCGTATTTACAGGACAAGGCGAAGCAAATTGTGAGGTCGTCCTCACCCTCAACAATCAGTCGGTTTCAACGAAAACCGATGAAAATGGTCGATGGTCTCTCTCTCTTAATAAAAGCTTACCTGGCAATTTTTCAGGGGATTTTAACGTTTCCATCAAAGATATTGCAGATAATGTATTTGAACGAAATGGGAAGCTAGTGATTGATAATTCAATACCTAAATTATCAGAAATTGAGTTAGTAACACCTCATAGAACGAGTAGAAATTTTAAAGGGTTATCTATCAATGAACTAATGCCAAGTTTTAAAGGAAAAGCATCAGCGAATACAGAAATGAGTTTTTCATTTAATTTGAATTCTAAAAAATACAGTTTTCCTATTCGTGATATTGATAAAGAAGGTAATTGGTCATTCTCTCTTCCAAAAGGGCTGTTAGCAAAAAATAAGCGTTATATTATTGATGATGTGGCTGTTAAAGCGACCTCCATAACAGGTATAGAAGCAACACAGGTCTTTTCGAAAGGTATACAAGTACAAGATTTAGTTTTTAACGTGACGAGTGAAGTCGCCGCAGAATCTAGTATGACGGGGGTAAATGATCCCTACTTAAGCGCATCAAAAGCACCTAAATTACAAGGGTCATTAACTGCAAATTATTATTATGATGAAGTTGTGGGCTATATCAGTATAGCTGGTCAGGAATATCGTTTAATGATTTCTGGTGATGGGAGACGAGAATGGAGTGTTCAATTACCGCAAGATATACAACTAATAGAGGGAAAAAACGCTTACACCTTGACCTTCAGAGATGCATATGGTTCTGAATTTAAGCATTCCTCTTATGTTCAAGTCACAGATTTCAACTATTGGCTAGATCCTGATACGGATACTGGTATTTTGGGTGATAATTATACGTATCATAAGCACCCTGTTTATAAAGGAACCGCGGAGTTCGGTGCTAAAATATCCGCTAGAGTCAATGATGAAATACACCAAATACCGGTAAATGAAAAGGGAGAGTGGCGTTTTGACGTGCCGACTAAAGGAGATGGCGTTTATAACATCATTTTTACGCAAGATAATAATGGGGTTATTATAGGCAAACAAACCTTACATATTGATTCTTCTTCACCTATCTATCATAGCTATTGGCTCCACTTAAATGACGTTCACTCAGAACAATCAAAAGTGGCAAAAATGAATGATCCGAAAATTTACTTTGTTTATCAGTCTGACGTGGACCGCATTTGTGTTGACGTGAATGGGCAAGAATATAAATTTGGTACTCCCTATCGTAAGTTCAATGGCAAGTCGACAGAACTTGGCGGAAAAATTGATCTACCAAATGGGGAACATCTCCTCAAAATAACCGCTTATAACAAAGCCGGTAATAAGCTTGTACATGAACAACAAGTGTATGTACTTGGCGGTGATCAAGGTAAAAACCCGCCTAAAATTGAGTTTGGTATTAACTCATTTCAAAAAATATCAGCCGAACAGGGTCAAATTGCTTTCAACAAGAATACGATAAAACTAGTAGGAACCACATCCGCAGCAAGCACGCTCGAAATAAAGGATCTTCATGGGAATGTATTGGGTCGTACTAAGGCTAATAATGAGGGGGAATGGGCGATTGCTTTGCCTGCCATGACCATCCCAGCAGATATTAAACAGGGAGAAAGCGTTATATTGTCGATTAGTGCCAAAGATTTGATTAATCGAGAAACCCAGTTCAATTTTAATTTAGTCTACGACAATACCCCTCCACTCATTACAGCGGAGCTTGATCATGTTATATGCTCAGGCAATCAAATTAATACAAATCAGCCGAAGTTCACAGGTAAAACGGATGAATACGCTGAAGTAATATTGAAAATTAATGGGCAAGAGTACTCGACAAACGCTGATTCAAAGGGTGACTGGTCGCTGACTATCCCTGAAAATCATCAATTAGATGAGGGTAAGTATGATTATCATATTGCCGCTAAAAACCTTCTTGGCATTATGAGCGAAAAAAATATCGAAGGAGCTATTATTGTAAAAACCGAGCCAACCATCATCGGTGGAATAGATGAAAGTTCGGATTCAGGTATTAAAGGGGATAATTTAACCCATGTGCAAACACCCAAAATAATCGGTATTACAGAGCCTAATGCTAAAGTCCGCATTGTTTTTGATGATAACGTTGCAGACACGTATGAAACGTTATCTGATCCGCAAGGGAATTGGTCTATTGATGTGACATCAGCCCTTAATGAGGGAGAACATCACTATCTGATCATCGTGGATGATGTTATACAGCAAATTCATGGTGAAAAAAAAGGTTCACTTGTGATTGATACTATTGCTCCAAATAGTTTAATTGGTGGTGTAACTGATGATTCCTCTGTTGCTGTTAAAGATAATTTATTGACTCAAGTCACTACCCCAACATTTAGCGGTCGTAGTGAGCCATTTGCACGTATTCTCTTGGGAATTAGTGCAACGACTCATTCTGATCTACGTTCTGAAAGCATTATTGCGGACAAAAATGGAAATTGGAAATTTACGGTGCCGACAGCAAATGCATTACAAGATGGGGAATATCATTATTTTATATTATCGGAAGATGAGGCGGGTAACTGCGATATCAATTCAGTTATTTCAGGCAAAATAGAGATTGATACCCAAGCCCCGGATTTTATTAGTGACATTGCGAGTACGGCAGTTCAAGACCTGCAAGGGGCGGTGGTGACATCAGCCAATACACCGATCTTTAAAGGAACGACCGAGGCAGGCGCACTTGTGACGCTGTATATTGCTAATCAATATTATAAAACAACGGCAAATGCACAAGGCGAATGGTACCTTGAGGTGACAGAACCGCTGCCAGATGGGACCCATAACTATCAACTTAGAGCGGAAGATGCCGTGGGGAATCAATCCCCCGAACAAGTTGGGCAGGTGATGGTAGATACCCAAGCCCCTGATTTAATTGGGGACATTGCGAGTACGGCAGTTCAAGACCTGCAAGGGGCGGTGGTGACATCAGCCAATACACCGATTTTTAAGGGAACGACCGAGGCAGGCGCACTTGTGACGCTGTATATTGCTAATCAATATTATAAAACAACGGCAAATGCACAAGGCGAATGGCACCTTGAGGTGACAGAACCGCTGCCAGATGGAACCCATGACTATCAACTTAGAGCGGAAGATGCCGTGGGGAATCAATCTCCCGAACAAGTTGGGCAGGTGACGGTAGATACCCAAGCGCCTGCATTTATTACAACGTCTTTGAAAGCGTTAGTTAGATATGATTCGCCAGATAGTACGCTTATTTTTGATGGCCAAGCAGAACCTGATTCGACGATTAATATTTATATTGATAACAAAAATTATGGTACGGCTAAATCGGATCCTCAAGGAAATTGGCAATTGAAGCTTGAAGATTATCAGGGAAAAGGGGACTTCCAATATACTGTTGAGATCCAAGACATAGTGGGGAATTCACATAAAATGGATGGCGTTATGTCAATTGAAAATCCTATCTTGCCGCAGAATGAAAATATGTCTATATCGGTTGCCGTGCAACCTATAGATATGACAGCTTTCTCAACGGTAGATGATATTCACTTTTGA
- a CDS encoding helix-turn-helix domain-containing protein: protein MSTNFCEETFYSYISGLPSTTKRRFYLTDPLLLKVGTSDIKIRFEKGEWQALTPSTICFLPKGKSIEICNNGSYHRPEVDVIPLCGQMLKDFYLQHASLLIDRQKNTVNNQICFTDFHKNPMIEIVFQSTKNEVSAPTDEHNIKIYLNFILSFFLFTEGFIQTLYSSINVSIKDKVYNLIFHNIGKQCCSLDSIAKQLHMSASTLKRRLADEHTCFSKISLQSRMNKAMILSKANNMPMTLIAQEVGYDDIPFFISTFKNYHHNQSPSFV, encoded by the coding sequence ATGTCAACGAATTTTTGTGAAGAAACATTCTACTCTTATATTAGCGGCTTACCTAGCACCACAAAACGTCGCTTTTATCTAACAGATCCTCTGTTACTAAAAGTCGGCACAAGCGACATTAAGATACGGTTCGAAAAGGGAGAATGGCAAGCACTAACGCCCTCAACCATCTGTTTTCTTCCTAAAGGTAAATCGATTGAAATTTGCAATAATGGTAGCTATCACCGTCCTGAAGTTGATGTGATCCCCCTTTGTGGCCAAATGTTGAAAGATTTTTACCTGCAACATGCATCATTATTGATTGATAGACAAAAAAACACAGTAAATAATCAAATCTGTTTTACTGATTTTCACAAAAACCCAATGATTGAAATCGTGTTCCAGTCGACTAAGAATGAAGTATCTGCCCCCACTGATGAACATAACATCAAAATTTACTTAAATTTTATTTTGTCCTTTTTTTTATTCACGGAAGGCTTCATTCAGACACTCTACTCATCAATAAATGTATCGATAAAAGATAAAGTATATAATTTGATTTTTCATAACATTGGAAAGCAATGTTGCTCTTTGGATTCCATCGCGAAACAACTTCATATGAGTGCATCAACACTAAAGCGTCGTCTTGCTGACGAACACACTTGTTTTTCTAAGATCAGTCTACAATCGCGAATGAATAAAGCAATGATATTATCAAAAGCAAATAATATGCCTATGACACTTATCGCACAGGAAGTCGGTTATGATGATATTCCGTTCTTTATATCAACTTTTAAAAACTACCACCATAACCAATCCCCCTCTTTTGTGTAA
- a CDS encoding SGNH/GDSL hydrolase family protein, with product MKLNNLRQVKSKILAGSVIALLSLGLLSCQNTSDKTHTPSLPKGQGPVERGQLINNAEPNLRQFANKLHQGNQQVHIVQIGDSHTAADFFSGNLRTLFQQRYGDAGPGFIPPISVPGQRTATINRMSEKKEWSLFSSRKDERFDYPLGGFIAVPQAANSNVLLKPLQPALGAYQLQALYQGGSDSQMRVTPAASPNVALPATGNQWRFSTPVNTQLPAQVSMSKDNNLKIGGWLVRSTKPGVMVSALGINGATLTMVDKWQPQWSETLAQMSPDMVILAYGTNEAFNDTLDLAAYEQNLRGKIRLIRQQMPNSVILLVGPNDSLKFSDAASCQAQMPVNLMSVIQIQKAVAAQENTLFWDWQAFMGGPCSIRSWAAQDLARPDNVHLSVEGYKKSAQGLYNQLSQILN from the coding sequence ATGAAACTGAACAACCTGCGTCAAGTTAAGTCCAAAATTTTGGCTGGTAGCGTTATTGCGCTGCTATCATTGGGCTTATTGTCTTGCCAGAACACATCAGACAAAACGCATACACCAAGCTTGCCTAAAGGTCAGGGCCCGGTTGAGCGTGGGCAATTGATAAACAACGCGGAACCTAACTTACGCCAATTTGCCAATAAGTTGCACCAAGGTAATCAACAAGTCCATATTGTCCAAATTGGTGACTCTCACACTGCTGCGGATTTTTTCAGTGGCAATTTAAGAACCTTATTTCAACAACGCTATGGTGATGCAGGCCCCGGCTTTATACCGCCAATTTCAGTACCGGGGCAACGCACAGCAACCATCAACCGCATGAGTGAGAAAAAAGAGTGGTCGCTATTTTCAAGCCGTAAAGATGAACGCTTTGATTACCCACTAGGCGGCTTTATTGCAGTACCGCAAGCCGCTAATAGCAACGTACTATTAAAGCCATTACAACCTGCGCTGGGTGCTTACCAGTTGCAAGCGCTATATCAAGGTGGGAGTGATTCACAAATGCGTGTCACCCCTGCAGCTTCCCCAAACGTGGCATTACCAGCAACAGGGAACCAGTGGCGTTTCTCAACACCAGTCAACACACAGTTACCCGCACAGGTTTCAATGAGTAAAGATAACAACCTGAAAATCGGGGGCTGGTTAGTACGCTCAACAAAACCGGGGGTGATGGTGTCTGCGCTAGGGATCAATGGTGCAACCTTAACGATGGTTGATAAATGGCAGCCACAGTGGAGCGAAACATTAGCACAGATGTCCCCTGATATGGTGATTTTGGCCTATGGCACCAACGAAGCGTTCAACGATACGCTAGATTTAGCCGCCTATGAGCAGAACTTACGCGGAAAAATTCGTTTGATCCGCCAACAAATGCCAAATAGCGTGATCCTCTTAGTTGGCCCAAATGACTCACTGAAATTTAGTGATGCAGCAAGCTGTCAAGCACAGATGCCCGTTAATCTAATGAGTGTCATTCAAATTCAAAAAGCTGTCGCCGCACAAGAAAACACACTGTTTTGGGACTGGCAAGCCTTTATGGGAGGACCATGCTCAATTCGTTCGTGGGCTGCACAAGACTTAGCGCGCCCCGATAATGTGCATTTATCTGTTGAAGGTTACAAAAAGAGCGCACAAGGCTTATACAATCAATTGAGTCAGATATTAAATTAA
- a CDS encoding GDSL-type esterase/lipase family protein — translation MLTSEFKKNLAKMLQVLFIVLVTGLLLIWLNQGSLERFWQQKYHQDTPWAKMAGQPIWDYGAYLHDGVLEAGSIFVYHASGQKAQEEKETAQFALENQGKKRVFPADFQVGLRFLHGYTYPAESLSVTFPELLKRPQAREKLKSVNFGGFTVKNNQPIVAKHIANIEKGQQVLFAGDSMMQGVAPHVKNMLLKKYNIDSINLSKQSTGLAYPRFFNWPQTIAKALNDNPNIKVLVVFLGPNDPWDMPPQTGYKYIKFKSEEWENIYRERINDIISTARQHNVDVIWVGPPNMRKNTLSDGMKFLRSLYQSEVENNGEIYFSVNDVFKYKGDTYSDYIGDESSTIKLRSGDGIHFSGKGQQIIAEKVFSLIHFVEEEKEPHETEQPASS, via the coding sequence ATGCTAACTTCTGAGTTTAAAAAAAACCTCGCTAAAATGCTTCAGGTGCTATTCATTGTTTTAGTGACAGGGCTGTTATTGATTTGGCTAAACCAAGGCTCTCTAGAGCGTTTCTGGCAGCAAAAATACCATCAAGATACACCATGGGCGAAAATGGCGGGGCAACCTATCTGGGATTATGGTGCCTATTTACACGATGGTGTGTTAGAAGCTGGCTCGATATTTGTTTACCATGCCTCAGGGCAAAAAGCACAAGAAGAGAAAGAAACCGCACAGTTTGCACTGGAAAACCAAGGTAAAAAACGCGTTTTCCCCGCGGATTTCCAAGTGGGTCTGCGCTTTCTTCATGGCTATACTTATCCAGCAGAAAGCTTATCTGTCACTTTCCCTGAATTATTGAAGCGCCCTCAAGCAAGAGAAAAACTAAAAAGCGTTAATTTTGGCGGCTTTACCGTCAAAAATAATCAGCCTATTGTTGCAAAACATATCGCTAACATTGAAAAAGGCCAGCAAGTTTTATTTGCGGGTGACTCAATGATGCAAGGTGTCGCCCCTCACGTTAAAAACATGCTGCTAAAAAAGTATAATATCGACAGTATCAATTTAAGTAAGCAAAGTACTGGTCTTGCTTATCCGCGTTTTTTTAACTGGCCACAAACCATTGCCAAGGCATTGAATGACAATCCTAATATTAAAGTGTTAGTGGTGTTTTTAGGGCCAAATGATCCGTGGGATATGCCGCCACAAACCGGTTATAAATACATCAAATTTAAGAGTGAAGAGTGGGAAAACATTTACCGTGAGCGGATTAATGATATAATATCCACCGCTCGCCAGCACAATGTTGATGTTATTTGGGTTGGTCCCCCTAATATGCGTAAAAATACGCTATCCGATGGTATGAAATTCTTACGAAGCCTCTACCAATCCGAAGTCGAGAACAACGGTGAAATCTACTTCTCCGTCAATGACGTCTTTAAATATAAAGGCGACACCTACTCTGACTATATAGGCGATGAAAGCAGCACAATTAAATTACGAAGTGGTGATGGTATTCACTTCAGCGGGAAAGGTCAGCAAATTATTGCAGAAAAAGTGTTCTCACTGATCCACTTTGTCGAGGAAGAAAAGGAACCTCATGAAACTGAACAACCTGCGTCAAGTTAA